Below is a window of Excalfactoria chinensis isolate bCotChi1 chromosome 9, bCotChi1.hap2, whole genome shotgun sequence DNA.
CAATTGTGTGATAGACTCACTGTGACAAAAATCTGAAAGTAATTACACTGAAGAGCTGTCATTCTCAATAAGAAATCCGTTTCATTCCAGTACCTTCTGGAAAACAACTAAATATGTAGTCTTTTTTGCTTTCGTCATTACTGCATGAGCATTCTAGCATTTTCTGAGAGCTAAAGATGTACAAATGATACTTAGGTATTCAAATAAAATAGCAACCGAAGCCTGTATAAAAACTCAGCAGGTTTTTGGTCAATACTGTGGAGGCCCAAGATCTTGGTAATGTGGCCCTTTGAAGCAACAAGCAAGTAGAGCAGGAGACAAGCTAACACACTAATTGCTCCAATACCTCCGCATTAGGGGTTGGATTCAATGATCCTTTatggttcccttccaactcaggatatccTGTGATTGTATGGTGCCCTAATCCTTGAAAGAATGTCATAATGCATTAATGTGAATTAGCAGAAGTGTGGGGGGCACTCTTAAACCATTACTAAAAGCAGTGTGTTTCAGTATAAGGTGCGAAGGAATTTAAGGAGTCAGTGAACTAAGCAGTGTTTAACAAATGCTGATTCGGTCACCCAAGCGTGTCAATACTTACAACACCACTGAGAGAAGGATATTGTCTTTTCTGTTGTAGACACCAGGCTGGAGTTCAGGATAGTTTCTTGACTTTTGGAGTTTACAAAGATGAGATCACAATGCAACTTGTTGACAAAGCCTGCAAAATATTAGGTATGTGTTACCATGCTTCAAAAATAAACCCTCCAGCTTCACACCTGAGACTACATCCCAGATTTTggtctcctctcctcttcagaATGCCTTTCTTATGTTGCAAGCATTCTGCATGCACTTTTAATCCATCTGACAGCACTACCTGAATTTCCAAGCCTTTTGTATTTATTAAGATATTATCTTGCCAGGTGTTCCTGCTGATATGGTTCTGAGAGAGTTTGGAGAGTATTTCTTCGAATTTTGTAAACGTTCAGGCTACGATCACATGCTGAGAACGCTGGGTGGAAATTTGTATGAGTTCATAGAGAACCTGGATGCATTACACAGCTACCTGTCCCTCTCTTACCAGGCAAGTTCAAGTAGTAATTACCGAGTGGGTATGGGTAGACTCTGACAGTTCGCAACCCAAGGAACAGCATGTTGTAGGTATGGATGAGTAAGGGAGAAATAGGCCATAACAGCCTCTCCCGTGTTCTGAAACACATTGATCCAAAATGTTAGGACAagttttttaaagtattctcAAAATTAGGTATTATTTAGCATATCGACTCTACTGCACAGGAGATAGCCCTTCACAGTTCggcatatttcattttctatattttaGCTTATTCATATTACTGCTCATCTTGTTAAGGCACAGGATGCCTTTATATGATTGGAATTTACCATATGCCTTATCAAAGAAGGATActgaaacttgttttttttttgtctcctcaGGAGATGAATGCACCATCTTTCAGAgtagaaaagaatgaagatgGGTCAATGCATTTACATTACTATTCAGATAGAAGAGGTCTGTACCATATTGTGCCAGGTAATAGAGAGCACAGATCAATTGGTATGCAGTATACATACGAACTAATCATATATTTGCAGATATACTTTTCTCAGGTTTCAGAATCTTTTTCTCAGATGAAGACTGGCCAAGAGATTCAAACCTGGTAAGGTTTATTAATCAGACAACAGACCTCTGTATTTCCCTGCCTGCCTAATCACTCGTAGCTACCAATGGCTTGTACAAGATTTGCAGCATGCCAACCCTGCCCTTAAGTGTCTGTTCCTGCTGTAGAATTCCAGAAGACTTTTCCCTcagtggaaggaaaaatgaatttcatgTATATACTGATGTTAATTGATTCTCAGTAATTCATACACCTTAAGTTACAGTGAGTAACATGTGATAGTTTGAGAGCATATGTATAATCCTTACATATGTACTTCCGCAGTACATGTAATTGTGTAAAACTGCTGTTGGACCCTGCTCAAAAATGAATCTTATTCTAGCATTGGTAAGAGTTAAAAGATCTTAACTTGAGAATCTCCACAATTGTTCTTATGCAAGGGTTAAACATCTACAAGTATGTAAGAGAGAATTGTATCCATTCATTTCCTAGATGTTTCTGAATGCAATGTTTTTATcatctccccctcctcctccctcacACTCCATATCAAAATTCATTTCATATTCCTATTGAAATGCAGAGTTACTTGGAATTTCAGACACAGTTTTTCATGTCGTTGTCCAGTATTTCACTTATTAGCTAAGTAGAAATGAGAAGACAGATATTGCATCTTCATGAAAGACTtacttcaaatgaaaatattctgcaCTAGTCTAGAGTATTCTGCAGATTCCATTTCATATTCTACTGAAGGAGATTGTTTTAACAGAATCTCTTTAGAGCTTGTGCAGTCCTGGGGTTCTGGGAATTGATTTTTTTGCTATATGATATTTGGTCACATTATTTAGGTATTCTGCTAAGCTTTTCCTagtgaaaataagcatttgtcatcagacaaagcaaacaaataaacaaaaaacccaaactgtaACCTTAAGGAATATCTCATATGTACATAATCTCATCCTAATAAGACACTGGTAGTAGGAACAACATTGGTAACCACAggtctctttcttctttctgtatcaTTTGGAGAAATAATTCCTGAAATAGTGAGATATCATTGAGAGCTCTCTGAAAGGGAAATAGAAAGATTCTGTTATTGGCAATGTTgcgttttttgttttgctttcaggaaTCATTGGTGCAGCAGCCCTGGATTTTTTTAACATTGAGATTTCAATGGAAATAGTCAATCAgatggaagaagaagaaagaactggGAAAAAAGAGCATATTGTTTTTCTCGTCACTCAAAACCCTGTACTTtcatataaagaaagaaagaaattttccTTCTCGCCTCAACGTCTTGCTgactctgaaaaacaaactgataGCCAATTGAACAATAAGGTATTTTAAGATTCATTATCATTATATCAATAAAGtatgatgaaaataaaagacCCTTGAAATCCCTTTTGGATTTATTTCAACAGGATCTTGAGAAATCAGAGAATACTATTAGAGGAGGCTCAGTTTGTCCTGTCAAGAAAAGTCACTGGAAAACGATAAGAGGAATAATCACATTAGGAAGAGGTAAGAACATTCAGAGCGAGCTTGTCATCCTCTATGAGTCTTTTCAGTACGAAAGTCAGTAAGCCTCCTTGCTGTGTCCACCCACCCATCCATGCTGAAGTTACCATTTgtgtttcctcttcttcttttcaaaatatttctggttAAGCTGCTTTCAGTTAGACACTggcaatcaaagaaaaaaaaagaattgcagttAATAAGCATTAATACTAATGACAGATACTTAAATGGAATATGACCTATCACTTTTGTCTCATGAAGTCTTCTGAAAGTCTTCTATATAATGCCATTCTGTGAAATGTCTGATACTTCCCTGTCTTGTCAGTGTCTAAGCTGAAGAACTTATGACAGTGCTTTTTTTAACCTAGTTACAGCTATTTCTTCCAACTATAGTAAATCgctctgtgctttttgtatgGTTAAGTTTTAAACCTGGCTATCTCGTTATAACGTAGAGTCCCGTCTTACAGAATGTAATGCTGACTGGTTTTATGAGGTGCAATGTGACTGAAAACTATACGTTTATCTTGCCACAGGTAAACTCCTGAGAGGGTTTGACCCTGTTTATCCCAAGACTCTCTGGATTgacacaaaaacattttgcaatgGGCTTCCTTTTCACATGGTTTTTGACAAAGAGGTAGGATGACAATATAGCGGGGACATTTAATTTACCTAAGGCGTGTagttattttctgctgctgtgacagCCCTACATTTTGTTCCTATGTATGTTCTTTACACAGTGCACATTCGTTTTTAGCATTTACAGAAGTGCTTTCTACAGAGACATGAGCTAAAAGTTGCTCATAATAACAGTCTTAATTTTCTAAAATAGAAACTATCTTTGACTTCATTGAGATCCCCGCATACGAAACAGTCACAGATATGCCAACAAGGTATATTGTAGCAGTCTaccaaacacagaacagaatttTCTGAGGTTTCTGGCAACTTTCCTGTCCTCTGATGTGCCAGAGACATGATCCATCCTTTAAACTGGCTTTGTATTTAACAAGCTAGTCTCCCTTCTCCTGATCAATGATCTGTGCTAAGGCTAACATAAGGCTTGCTTTACAACTGAAGCTCTGCATGCTTCTAAAAAAATTGTTAATTCCTGTTTCTCCAAAGTTCCTGTGACATCGATAACCCTTATGGAGGAGAGCAAGgatgaaaaggggaaaaaagtaaaagggCGAAAGGCTTATTTCTCTACAACACTAGCAAGTATACTGAAAATTACCTTGTGTGTTATTACCCCGCAAGATGTTGCCATGaaacaatgcattttcttcccccAGTGGTATGGTTAAATGTGCTGGAATCAGCAGGATCACATTAGGTAAACGCAAGTACATGCAAAATAAGAGCagatatgatttttttcttttctttttaaaaactgataCTGAACAGCATTTGGATAATAATGTTCCTTTCTGGGGGCCTTAGTCTTGCTACAAAGAAGACTAATTCAGAGTTCTGTAGCAATAAGATAGTTTTGTACCGAATTATAAGAGTTTGGCTAATGATAGAAACTTTGCTAAGAAATAATCCACATGACATTACAAGACTGAGTGTGTACGTGTGCAAACAGTGATCAGCTGTAGCTTGGCCTGACACCAAACAGGATATGCATTGTAACACATTGTCCGTATTCTCTTTTTAAGCTCAGAGTGAAGCAAGCTGGGGTGAGCATTCAAAAGATTGTACCTGGCCTTCAGACCACGGGCATCTGCCTGGATCACTATTTCAGTATCATTCACCCAGAAGTACCCTTCACCATCTCTAGCATTCAGAAATTTATCAATAGCCAGTTCGTTTTCCAGACCAAAAGAGAAATGATGCCAGAGTCATGGAAACAGCGGCCAATGCTGGAACTGAGAggtatttcactgttttcacaAGCATAAATGTTCATATGAAATGAAGAACAATGCTGGAGTTAAACTGATGTCTTTCTGTCGACTCCTGGCTTTACATAAATTTTATAGGTAGCCTTTTTTGCAGTGAGGGAAGGATTAGATCATTCTCTTTACATGAACAGTACTTTGAAATGCTTATAGACAAACTCTAATATTACCTCATGAGATTTTGGAGGCTTTTGCTTAGTAGTAGTGTTCCCATTTGAAAGGCATGGAAAGCCTTGGGATCTGTGGAACATGGAAAGGACGCAGAGCCAGCTTCTACACTTGGAGCTATCAGGTGCAGCATGGAGATGCAGTAAGCTGTGTAAAACTGCCTGGTTCTCACCTCCCCATAGCCCTGCCAATCAGCATATCCACCTGAAATACAATCACTTTGCATTGCTAAGAATTTTCTTTGatgaaaaaattacttttttgtaCTTGGAAAATCATTTTGAGCCCAGCTAACTATCACAGGCAATACCAGTGCACAGATCTTGGATTACATCCCTGGCACATAAAGAGAACAATTAAAACACTGGGTGAGAATTCCAGCAATACACAGCAAAACACATCTCTGCTGTCAGTGTGCAGTTCCAGTTCTGTCAGGtgaaggggagaaaaggggCAGGGGAAGAGGGAAGAACTTAACAACAAATTCCTGGTACAATTTCCACAGCTGGAAGAAGTGTCTTCCCCTATGACTCCACACATTCTGATCCCTACAATGTGAATGCATCGTTCAGATTTACTCCATACCTTTGAAGGGAATTATTTGGTTCACTGGCTGGGTTTcaaatacagataaaaataaattagttaaTGGTGCTTTTTGTATTATTCACATTTGCAGAttgatttgcctttttttccccctctctatTACATTATATAGGAGTTCACTGGTTGAAACTGTAGTAAAAGAAATCTTATTTGCTCTATTTATACTGAGAGGAATGAGGGAATAAGCATAGAATAATTCTCTGCTCCGTGTAATTAACTGAAATGACAGTTGTTTCAAGTATTCTGTGACCTCAGTTTTACTCCTTTGAACTACAGAATATGACCTAGTTTTCCCTTGTCTCCTTTCACCTCTACATGATGAGTGTCAAATCATGGCATTCAGAAAAAAGTTGAGGGAGACCttgaaaaaaaagtgttgttaACAAAAAAGGAATTTTGGCCATGGGTAAAATGTTACATCCTATTCTTCTGTTaggcttttttaaaaataaaacacaaaacaacaacaaaacaaacccgTAACCAAATCTCAGCCCTGCAAGCAAAAACCTGGTCCTCCACTACAAATCTCTTCTACCTTTCAGACCTATTTGTACCTGTTATTTATGTGAGCATGTGACTTAAAGCTCCAGCTTCTAGAAGAGAAACTTTATTGTCTTTACTAGGAGCAAAATCTACCCACTGCAAAATGTAAATCTTTCACTTAAATTGCTTTGAATCTCAGTTTCAGAAGAGATGTTGTGAGCACTGTGGCTCCTATTGAAGAGCAGGAACCCAGAACATGGTTAGGCTCTGACTTGTATTTGCAATTGAATGAGCAACTGCTGTCCGGGTCCTGAGATCTTTTTATTTACCTAGTACACTTCATTCAAACAACCCACCCAGTTCTAGGAAACAACTGCTGTGCAGACGCAGACTGTACAGAAAGCTACCTTCCTTAGAAATCATTCCCTAGAACTCACATCTGTAGCACTGAACCTTACATGGAATTGCAGAGTGATGAACGCTCTTATCAGCACTTGTTTTAAACAGGCCAGATGATCTGGATGGAGTCTCTGCAGTGCATGCTCTATCTCTGCTCACCTTTACTTCGCACTTTACATGAGCTGGAGGAGCGACAGATGCATATTGCAGACATTGCACCTCATGACGTGACCAGGGATTTGATTCTTCTCAATCAGCAGCGACTGGCAGAGATGGAGCTCTCTAACCAgctggagaggaagaaggaagaactgCGGGTATTGTCAAAGcacctggaagaagagaagaaaaagactgaaGCTCTGCTCTACGCCATGCTTCCTCAGCATGTAGCAAACCAGCTGAAGGAGGGGAAGCGAGTTGAGGCAGGTGAATGAACAGTATTCTTTTGTAAAGCATGAATCATGTACCAGGCATGATGGTGATAGAAAGACTGGGAACTAGCACAGCCACACTGTCATTGCTGTAGAGTAGATTTGCTACTTAATGACACTAGATAAATAGGAGAACCACAGAcccttttgttttgctgataaGGAAGattagattattattttctttcaaacataAGCTTTGGAAGCTATTTGTCAGAACTGTTTCCTAAGAAATGACAGGTGGTAGCAGCTGCCCGCTCAGGGAGAAAATCTGTTTCAACAGTGAAGtgggcttttgtttttaaaatgagtatACAAGGAAATGAGGGctcaaagaagaaatacagaactTAGTCTGTCTTAGAAAATTTTCCTAGCTTCTCTGTGTTATCTATAACCTGGAGTTATCACTATTCCTAATTCTCTTAAGAAGAGCAACTAAGAATATTATATTCCCTTTagtacacatatatatgaaaTCAGAGGTGAGGAGCTTTGTATTTCCTGAATATGGACGAGCATAGGAACATACTCATATGTCTGAACTGTTTGAAATGATGTGCTATAGTtcttatatttgaaatattcttATATCAACATCTTTCATATCTGGACACACGTATGAGTATTACAAGTGAAAAATCACATCCTAAAACAACAACTAGAAAGAAATCCTTGCAGACAAACTCTCAAACAGATGTCATGGTTATCCAGCCATTACTATTATTGACagctggttttttttctgcttgcaggAGAATTCAAGGAGTGCAC
It encodes the following:
- the LOC140256351 gene encoding guanylate cyclase soluble subunit beta-2-like; this translates as MYGFINTCLKSLVVEKYGEEIWEKLRHQAGVQDSFLTFGVYKDEITMQLVDKACKILGVPADMVLREFGEYFFEFCKRSGYDHMLRTLGGNLYEFIENLDALHSYLSLSYQEMNAPSFRVEKNEDGSMHLHYYSDRRGLYHIVPGIIGAAALDFFNIEISMEIVNQMEEEERTGKKEHIVFLVTQNPVLSYKERKKFSFSPQRLADSEKQTDSQLNNKDLEKSENTIRGGSVCPVKKSHWKTIRGIITLGRGKLLRGFDPVYPKTLWIDTKTFCNGLPFHMVFDKELRVKQAGVSIQKIVPGLQTTGICLDHYFSIIHPEVPFTISSIQKFINSQFVFQTKREMMPESWKQRPMLELRGQMIWMESLQCMLYLCSPLLRTLHELEERQMHIADIAPHDVTRDLILLNQQRLAEMELSNQLERKKEELRVLSKHLEEEKKKTEALLYAMLPQHVANQLKEGKRVEAGEFKECTILFSDVVTFTNICAQCEPIQIVLMLNSMYLQFDRLTTVHDVYKVETIGDAYMVVGGVPVPVSTHAERVANFALGIIIAAKGVQNPVSGNPIQIRVGIHTGPVLAGVVGEKMPRYCLFGDTVNIASRMESHGVPSKIHLSSSAYQCLKYKNFEMTERGEIEVKGKGKMHTYFLVRNKTACENEIMGRPIKDLDSGRESAQSFQEDRAEATPGSHQTVTQSQPEKDQTTAIAMKYMDAPTDAQNSLIRRNQAKIADLTGKSYDSRSYGSLRGNQHSDDAPCPPNRGRVKPDTEEPQIRNVRSNFCNLL